One genomic region from Streptomyces sp. Li-HN-5-11 encodes:
- a CDS encoding ATP-binding protein: MTAPTPRGERPTARTLVPLPALTGAVCAVAVAGTVSAAPSSVRTPLAWGTTAAAVVLVVAVFTAVHAVQSAHLTRRRLFDVVSDAERLAQERDRALEQTQRERQHLVDELARQRAEFAEVLAEERAHLEDDAAHARDHLTRENARLADELERATRAHDTAVAATAHAAGRMQALTTAMLADLRAMEERHTDEDVLADLLHLDHRTAQAGRLADSVAVLAGARSGRRWARPIAMESVLRGAMGRISAYRRVRVHATGETCVAGHAAEGVMHALAELLDNAASFSPPASEVHVYVEEVPAGVIVSVEDSGLVMGEVQLRRAEQAVSGDVSGLGGLTGTRLGLAVVGLLARRYGLKISFRPSARGGTGALVLIPQSLLTSPGSDPAQPVGAAPRDGEQALPGTPGAAPPPAEAPPAARGPLTGPPPVHESADAEADERSANLPKRRRGHALAEAERARPAPRTPSPRSTGAARDVKARAARFNSFRQAVRSAAPDQATPPGTATRRQEAEGGTAAPSPPADHGPQPHAHPEGDTTQ; this comes from the coding sequence ATGACCGCGCCCACGCCCCGCGGCGAGCGACCCACCGCCAGAACTCTCGTTCCTCTGCCCGCGCTGACCGGCGCTGTGTGTGCCGTGGCGGTGGCGGGAACGGTCTCCGCGGCCCCTTCCTCGGTGCGCACCCCGCTCGCCTGGGGGACGACCGCGGCGGCCGTGGTACTGGTCGTGGCGGTGTTCACGGCCGTGCACGCCGTGCAGAGCGCCCACCTCACGCGGCGCCGCCTGTTCGACGTGGTGTCGGACGCCGAGCGCCTGGCCCAGGAACGCGACCGGGCGCTGGAGCAGACGCAGCGGGAGCGGCAGCATCTGGTCGACGAACTCGCCCGGCAGCGGGCCGAGTTCGCCGAGGTGCTCGCCGAGGAGCGCGCTCACCTGGAGGACGACGCCGCCCACGCCCGCGACCACCTCACCCGGGAGAACGCCCGCCTCGCCGACGAGTTGGAGCGCGCCACACGGGCCCACGACACCGCGGTCGCGGCGACGGCCCATGCGGCCGGCCGTATGCAGGCCCTGACCACCGCCATGCTCGCCGACCTGCGCGCCATGGAGGAACGCCACACGGACGAGGACGTCCTCGCCGATCTGCTCCACCTGGACCACCGCACCGCGCAGGCCGGCCGCCTGGCCGACTCGGTCGCCGTCCTCGCGGGCGCCCGCTCGGGCCGCCGCTGGGCACGGCCCATCGCCATGGAGTCCGTCCTGCGCGGCGCGATGGGCCGCATCAGTGCCTATCGCAGGGTCCGTGTGCATGCGACGGGCGAGACATGCGTCGCCGGGCACGCCGCCGAGGGCGTGATGCACGCGCTCGCCGAACTCCTCGACAACGCCGCCAGCTTCTCGCCGCCGGCCTCCGAGGTTCACGTCTACGTCGAAGAGGTGCCGGCGGGCGTCATCGTGTCCGTGGAGGACAGCGGGCTCGTCATGGGCGAGGTGCAGTTGCGCCGGGCCGAGCAGGCCGTGTCCGGAGACGTCTCCGGACTCGGCGGCCTGACCGGCACACGCCTGGGGCTGGCCGTCGTAGGCCTCCTGGCCCGGAGGTACGGCCTGAAAATCTCCTTCCGGCCGTCGGCGCGCGGCGGCACGGGCGCCCTGGTGCTCATCCCGCAGTCCCTCCTCACCAGCCCCGGCTCCGATCCTGCACAACCCGTCGGCGCGGCGCCGCGGGACGGCGAGCAGGCCCTCCCGGGGACGCCCGGGGCCGCGCCGCCGCCCGCCGAGGCGCCACCCGCCGCGCGCGGCCCGCTCACCGGCCCTCCCCCGGTGCACGAGAGCGCGGACGCCGAAGCGGACGAGCGGTCCGCGAACCTGCCGAAGCGACGCAGGGGCCACGCCCTCGCCGAGGCCGAACGGGCCCGGCCCGCGCCGCGCACGCCCTCGCCGCGGAGCACCGGCGCCGCCCGGGACGTCAAGGCCCGGGCCGCCCGCTTCAACAGTTTCCGCCAGGCCGTGCGCTCCGCTGCCCCCGACCAGGCGACGCCGCCCGGAACGGCAACCCGGCGGCAGGAGGCCGAGGGCGGCACCGCCGCGCCGTCCCCGCCGGCCGACCACGGCCCCCAACCGCACGCGCACCCGGAAGGCGACACCACGCAATGA
- a CDS encoding cytochrome P450 translates to MTTGTEETTGTEDTRIALDPFVTDLDGESARLRAAGPLAAVELPGGVPVWAVTRHAEAKALLTDPRLVKDINVWGAWRRGGIPADWPLIGLANPGRSMLTVDGAEHRRLRTLVAQALTPRRVERMRERIEKLTQDLLDELPAGQDAVDLKAAFAHPLPMYVVADLMGIDTARLPRLKVLFEKFFSTQTPPAEVVTTLTELARIMAETVAAKRAAPGEDLTSALILAAEDGDHLTDEEIVSTLQLMVAAGHETTISLIVNAVVNLSTHPGQRALVLSGEADWSAVIEETLRFSTPTSHVLIRFATEDVPVGDRVIPAGDALIVSYGAIGRDERAHGPTAGAFDITREPGTRHISFGHGPHVCPGAALSRLEAGVALAALYARFPRLELAVEPSALRNKPVVTQNDLFDLPVRLNPSNLRASEGS, encoded by the coding sequence ATGACGACCGGCACCGAAGAGACGACCGGCACCGAGGACACCCGCATCGCCCTCGACCCGTTCGTCACCGACCTGGACGGCGAGAGCGCACGGCTGCGCGCGGCGGGCCCGCTGGCGGCCGTCGAGCTGCCGGGCGGCGTCCCGGTGTGGGCCGTGACCCGCCACGCCGAGGCCAAGGCCCTGCTCACCGACCCCCGCCTGGTGAAGGACATCAACGTGTGGGGGGCCTGGCGGCGGGGCGGGATCCCCGCCGACTGGCCGCTGATCGGCCTGGCCAACCCCGGCCGCTCCATGCTCACGGTGGACGGGGCCGAGCACCGGCGGCTGCGCACGCTGGTCGCGCAGGCACTCACCCCGCGCCGGGTGGAACGGATGCGGGAACGGATCGAGAAGCTCACACAGGACCTGCTCGACGAGCTGCCCGCGGGCCAGGACGCCGTCGACCTCAAGGCGGCTTTCGCCCACCCGCTGCCGATGTACGTAGTCGCCGACCTCATGGGCATCGACACGGCCCGGCTGCCCCGTCTCAAGGTGCTGTTCGAGAAGTTCTTCTCCACGCAAACCCCGCCCGCCGAGGTCGTCACGACGCTGACCGAGCTGGCGCGCATCATGGCCGAGACGGTTGCGGCCAAGCGGGCCGCACCGGGCGAGGACCTGACCAGCGCCCTGATCCTGGCGGCCGAGGACGGCGACCACCTCACCGACGAGGAGATCGTCTCCACGCTCCAGCTGATGGTGGCGGCCGGACACGAAACGACCATCTCGCTGATCGTCAACGCGGTGGTGAACCTGTCCACGCATCCCGGACAGCGCGCCCTCGTGCTGTCCGGAGAGGCCGATTGGTCCGCAGTGATCGAGGAGACGCTGCGCTTCTCCACGCCCACCTCGCACGTCCTGATCCGCTTCGCGACCGAGGACGTGCCGGTCGGCGACCGGGTGATTCCGGCGGGCGACGCCCTGATCGTGTCGTACGGTGCGATCGGGCGCGACGAGCGGGCGCACGGGCCGACCGCGGGCGCCTTCGACATCACCCGTGAGCCGGGCACCCGCCACATCTCGTTCGGGCACGGCCCGCACGTCTGCCCGGGCGCGGCCCTGTCCCGCCTGGAGGCCGGCGTCGCGCTTGCGGCCCTGTACGCCCGCTTTCCGCGCCTGGAGCTCGCGGTGGAGCCGTCCGCCCTGCGCAACAAGCCGGTGGTGACCCAGAACGACCTCTTCGACCTGCCGGTCAGACTGAACCCGTCGAACCTTCGCGCAAGCGAAGGGTCGTAA
- a CDS encoding SRPBCC family protein, giving the protein MSTVKETVEVGVPVHTAYNQWTQFEEFPNFMEGVEEVRQLDDRHNHWTTKIGGVRREFDTEIVDQLPDERITWRSTTGDTSQKGSVRFERVDDTHTRVELVMDIEPSGAAEKTGDMLGVIDRRVKGDMKRFKQFIEERGGETGAWRGRVRPEDAGPGL; this is encoded by the coding sequence ATGAGCACGGTCAAGGAAACGGTGGAAGTCGGCGTCCCGGTGCACACCGCCTACAACCAGTGGACGCAGTTCGAGGAGTTCCCGAACTTCATGGAGGGCGTCGAGGAGGTCCGGCAACTGGACGACCGCCACAACCACTGGACCACCAAGATCGGCGGTGTACGCCGGGAGTTCGACACCGAGATCGTCGACCAGTTGCCCGACGAGCGCATCACCTGGCGCAGCACCACCGGTGACACCAGCCAGAAGGGCAGCGTCCGCTTCGAGCGCGTGGACGACACGCACACGCGGGTGGAGCTGGTCATGGACATCGAGCCCAGCGGAGCCGCCGAGAAGACCGGCGACATGCTGGGCGTGATCGACCGCCGCGTCAAGGGTGACATGAAGCGGTTCAAGCAGTTCATCGAGGAGCGCGGCGGCGAGACCGGAGCCTGGCGCGGCCGCGTCCGGCCCGAAGACGCCGGCCCCGGACTCTGA
- a CDS encoding EfeM/EfeO family lipoprotein, with the protein MRLSGPHLRSPRLWAAVGLVLLLVLAGASVLNHASHRAEAASSGPPRTTVEVSPSHCGRGWDDPVPGLQVFDLHNTFDGAAEAYLEDPGSGAVYGEVEGIGPGTTRPLTVRLGKGAYAFKCVPEDADAVTGPTVRISRGSSGPAAAPVTVHDLIPPAIAYQKWVAGGLDEVVRLTGTLRDAIDRGDLAGARGAWLPAHLEYERLGAAYDAFGAADGRINGTDAGLPGGVHDPSFAGFHRIEYGLWHGRTARTLRGPADALLKAVTGLRDDWAQVRMDPAQLGLRAHEILENTVQFELTGRTDYGSGSNLATARANLDGTRAVLSRLRPLLATRYDSLPALDRAMDRARKVLDGFRTGQGWSPLERLGLSQREKTNAVLGDLVERLSSVATLCDPRRTA; encoded by the coding sequence ATGCGGTTGTCGGGCCCCCATCTGCGGTCGCCGCGATTGTGGGCCGCCGTCGGGCTGGTGCTGCTCCTCGTGCTGGCCGGAGCGTCGGTCCTCAACCACGCCTCCCACCGGGCGGAGGCGGCTTCGAGCGGACCGCCGCGCACCACCGTCGAGGTGTCGCCGAGCCACTGCGGCCGGGGCTGGGACGATCCGGTGCCCGGGCTGCAGGTCTTCGACCTGCACAACACCTTCGACGGTGCGGCCGAGGCCTACCTGGAGGACCCGGGCAGCGGGGCGGTGTACGGGGAGGTCGAGGGCATTGGGCCCGGCACGACACGGCCGTTGACCGTCCGCCTCGGCAAGGGCGCGTACGCCTTCAAATGCGTGCCCGAGGACGCCGACGCCGTCACGGGGCCCACGGTCCGCATCAGCCGGGGCAGCAGCGGCCCGGCCGCGGCTCCCGTCACCGTGCACGATCTGATCCCCCCGGCGATCGCCTACCAGAAGTGGGTCGCCGGCGGCCTGGACGAAGTGGTGCGGCTGACCGGCACGCTGCGGGACGCCATTGATCGCGGCGACCTCGCGGGGGCCCGCGGGGCATGGCTGCCGGCGCATCTGGAGTACGAGCGACTCGGCGCGGCCTACGACGCGTTCGGAGCGGCGGACGGACGGATCAACGGCACCGACGCCGGCTTGCCCGGCGGTGTGCACGACCCGTCCTTCGCCGGTTTCCACCGCATCGAGTACGGGCTGTGGCACGGCCGAACCGCCCGGACCCTGCGGGGCCCGGCGGACGCCCTCCTCAAGGCCGTCACCGGCCTGCGCGACGACTGGGCACAGGTCCGCATGGACCCGGCCCAACTCGGTCTGCGCGCCCACGAGATCCTGGAGAACACCGTGCAGTTCGAGCTGACCGGACGCACCGACTACGGCAGCGGCAGCAACCTCGCCACCGCCCGCGCCAACCTCGACGGAACCCGCGCCGTCCTCTCCCGGCTGCGCCCGCTGCTCGCCACCCGGTACGACTCCCTGCCGGCCCTGGACCGGGCGATGGACCGGGCCCGGAAAGTCCTCGACGGTTTCCGCACGGGGCAGGGGTGGAGCCCGCTGGAGCGCCTCGGCCTGAGCCAACGGGAGAAGACCAACGCGGTCCTGGGCGACCTCGTGGAGCGGCTCTCCTCGGTGGCCACCCTGTGCGATCCGCGGAGGACGGCGTGA
- a CDS encoding roadblock/LC7 domain-containing protein gives MTGRTTADEQLTCLLQDLLERTPGARHALVLSRDGLKLCRSPELTADQADQLAAIAAGIQSLSHGASAEFGDGSGGVRSAMTEFHGGVLFIVEAGAGAHLAVITSEDVDAGLVGHTMSELVEELGEHLSAPPRTS, from the coding sequence ATGACCGGTCGGACCACCGCCGACGAGCAGCTCACCTGCCTCCTCCAGGACCTGCTGGAGCGGACGCCGGGGGCACGGCACGCACTCGTGCTGTCCCGCGACGGCCTGAAGCTGTGCCGCAGCCCGGAGCTGACCGCCGACCAGGCCGACCAGCTCGCCGCGATCGCCGCCGGAATCCAGTCGCTGTCGCACGGCGCCTCCGCGGAGTTCGGCGACGGCAGTGGCGGGGTGCGGTCGGCGATGACGGAGTTCCACGGCGGGGTTCTGTTCATCGTCGAAGCCGGTGCGGGGGCGCACCTGGCGGTGATCACCAGCGAGGACGTGGACGCCGGGCTCGTCGGTCACACCATGAGCGAGCTCGTCGAGGAGCTGGGCGAACACCTCAGCGCGCCGCCGCGGACGTCATGA
- a CDS encoding alkaline phosphatase family protein: MTSRGRRATIRSLGALAGAAALTVIGSNAPTWAAGSTGHHGHAPTATPIQHVVVLFDENISFDHYFATYPKAANTDGTKFTASKKTPKDIDTLAHAGLLTKNPNQYAPKRLTPAQALTCDQNHGYGPEQYAADGGKADKYVENTEVDKCSGGLFGEPGLVMDYYDGNTVTALWNYAQNYSLSDRAFSSNYGPSTPGALNLVSGQTHGVVSVDPSTGTENPKQTSKPDSYTVQSPDAKGVGTVVNDPDPAYDDCAGKDHTSTNALAAMQGRNIGDVLNSKQITWGWFQGGFRPSTAWDGRQGHYAKCDTAHANIGGATSVDYSPHHSPFEYYKSTSNPHHLPPKSVDEIGHNGQANHNYDLTDFAAAAKAGKLPAVSFLKAAEYQDGHAGYSDPIDEQHFLVDEINTIQQSPQWKSTAVVIAYDDSDGWYDHAYAKPRNGSKDTSVGSNGKATDSPACQSGPKASGGYLDRCGPGTRQPLLVISPYSKVDKVDHTRTDQSSIIRFIEDNWRTGRIGDHSFDATAGSLNGMFDFRHPNNKQVLLNADGSVKSIGRIPHVSPVTTHITPGPAMENTAATTDASSFPTLPVGIAAGALLAAGATGTYLTLRRRTRGTA; the protein is encoded by the coding sequence ATGACCAGCAGGGGAAGACGAGCAACGATACGGAGTCTGGGGGCGCTCGCGGGTGCTGCCGCGCTCACGGTCATCGGCAGCAACGCCCCGACCTGGGCAGCCGGTTCGACCGGCCACCACGGCCACGCGCCGACCGCGACGCCCATCCAGCACGTTGTCGTCCTCTTCGACGAGAACATCTCCTTCGACCACTACTTCGCCACCTACCCGAAGGCCGCCAACACCGACGGCACGAAGTTCACGGCGTCGAAGAAGACCCCGAAGGACATCGACACCCTCGCGCACGCCGGGCTGCTGACGAAGAACCCCAACCAGTACGCGCCCAAGCGGCTCACCCCCGCGCAGGCCCTGACCTGCGACCAGAACCATGGCTACGGGCCCGAGCAGTACGCCGCCGACGGCGGCAAGGCCGACAAGTACGTCGAGAACACCGAGGTCGACAAGTGCAGCGGCGGCCTCTTCGGCGAGCCGGGCCTGGTCATGGACTACTACGACGGCAACACCGTCACCGCGCTGTGGAACTACGCGCAGAACTACTCCCTGAGCGACCGCGCCTTCAGCTCGAACTACGGCCCGTCCACCCCCGGCGCCCTCAATCTGGTCTCTGGCCAGACCCACGGCGTCGTCTCCGTGGACCCCTCGACCGGCACGGAGAACCCCAAGCAGACCTCCAAGCCCGACTCGTACACCGTCCAGTCGCCTGACGCCAAGGGCGTCGGCACCGTCGTCAACGACCCGGACCCGGCCTACGACGACTGCGCCGGCAAGGACCACACCAGCACCAACGCGCTGGCGGCCATGCAGGGCAGGAACATCGGTGACGTCCTCAACTCCAAGCAGATCACGTGGGGTTGGTTCCAGGGCGGCTTCAGGCCGTCGACCGCGTGGGACGGCCGGCAGGGTCACTACGCCAAGTGCGACACCGCGCACGCCAACATCGGCGGTGCCACGTCCGTCGACTACAGCCCGCACCACTCGCCGTTCGAGTACTACAAGTCGACCTCGAACCCGCACCACCTGCCGCCGAAGAGCGTCGACGAGATCGGCCACAACGGCCAGGCCAACCACAACTACGACCTGACCGACTTCGCCGCCGCGGCCAAGGCCGGCAAGCTGCCCGCGGTCAGCTTCCTCAAGGCCGCCGAGTACCAGGACGGCCACGCCGGCTACTCCGACCCGATCGACGAGCAGCACTTCCTCGTCGACGAGATCAACACGATCCAGCAGTCCCCGCAGTGGAAGTCCACCGCCGTCGTCATCGCCTACGACGACTCCGACGGCTGGTACGACCACGCCTACGCCAAGCCGCGCAACGGCTCGAAGGACACCTCCGTGGGCTCCAACGGCAAGGCCACGGACAGCCCCGCCTGCCAGAGCGGCCCGAAGGCGTCCGGCGGCTACCTCGACCGCTGCGGTCCCGGCACCCGCCAGCCGCTGCTGGTCATCTCGCCCTACAGCAAGGTCGACAAGGTCGACCACACCCGGACCGACCAGTCCTCCATCATCCGCTTCATCGAGGACAACTGGCGCACCGGGCGCATCGGCGACCACTCCTTCGACGCCACCGCGGGCTCGCTGAACGGGATGTTCGACTTCCGGCACCCGAACAACAAGCAGGTGCTGCTGAACGCGGACGGCTCCGTCAAGTCCATCGGCCGCATCCCCCATGTCTCCCCGGTGACCACGCACATCACGCCGGGCCCGGCGATGGAGAACACCGCCGCGACCACCGACGCCTCCTCCTTCCCCACCCTCCCGGTGGGCATCGCCGCGGGCGCCCTCCTGGCCGCCGGCGCCACGGGCACCTACCTCACCCTGCGCCGCAGGACGCGCGGTACCGCCTGA
- a CDS encoding DUF742 domain-containing protein codes for MNRPGRDDAPDRLYTLTGGRSRPTPDNPFDLVTLVVAESEPAPGMQSEHAAILRLAEFPTAVAEIAAGLRLPVTITKVLLCDLLAAGRISARPPCEAAVFDPDLLDQVILGLRDL; via the coding sequence ATGAACCGGCCGGGCAGGGACGACGCCCCGGACCGCCTCTACACTCTCACCGGCGGGCGCAGTCGTCCCACTCCCGACAACCCCTTCGACCTGGTCACCCTGGTCGTCGCGGAGTCGGAACCCGCCCCTGGCATGCAGTCGGAGCACGCCGCGATCCTGAGACTGGCCGAGTTCCCCACCGCCGTTGCGGAGATCGCCGCCGGGCTGCGGCTGCCCGTGACCATCACCAAGGTGCTGCTCTGCGACCTCCTGGCGGCGGGCCGGATCAGCGCCCGCCCTCCGTGCGAGGCGGCCGTGTTCGACCCCGACCTCCTGGACCAGGTGATCCTTGGACTCCGCGACCTCTGA
- a CDS encoding zinc-binding dehydrogenase: MERMLAARLHVPSRTLRVEEVPRPQPGPGQVLVKVEAAGVCLSDVHLIGGMLSPLFLRSDTVTLGHEVSGTIAETGEGVTGRPVGGRVILHAGEERGGAVHTRGVDYDGGWAEYALSSADALTPLPDTIPFDQGAIIPDAVSTPWGAITATGDVRPAEAVGVWGVGGLGVHAVQLLRTVGACPIVAVDPRPTARERALAAGADLVLDSADPDLGGRVRAVTGGAGLAAAFDFAGVPAVREQALSVLAPRGRLVLVGLTDRPLSVADGNRFSYLQQQIRGHYGSDMPVALPQILRLIEGGRVDFSQSISDVLPLARAAEAVERLEKKEGDPVRLVLRP, encoded by the coding sequence ATGGAGCGGATGCTCGCCGCCCGCCTGCACGTTCCCAGCCGTACCCTGCGCGTCGAGGAGGTGCCACGGCCGCAGCCGGGGCCGGGACAGGTCCTGGTCAAGGTGGAGGCGGCGGGAGTGTGCCTGTCCGACGTGCACCTGATAGGCGGCATGCTCAGCCCCCTGTTCCTGCGGAGCGACACGGTGACCCTCGGCCACGAGGTGTCCGGCACGATCGCCGAGACCGGAGAGGGTGTCACCGGCCGCCCGGTGGGCGGCCGCGTGATCCTCCACGCGGGCGAGGAGCGCGGAGGTGCCGTCCACACGCGCGGCGTCGACTACGACGGCGGCTGGGCCGAGTACGCGCTGTCGTCGGCAGACGCCCTGACGCCGCTGCCGGACACCATCCCCTTCGACCAGGGCGCGATCATCCCCGACGCCGTGTCGACGCCCTGGGGAGCCATCACCGCCACCGGTGACGTCCGGCCCGCCGAGGCGGTCGGCGTGTGGGGCGTGGGCGGGCTGGGCGTACACGCGGTGCAGTTGCTGCGGACGGTCGGCGCCTGCCCGATCGTCGCGGTCGACCCCCGCCCCACCGCCCGCGAACGTGCCCTGGCCGCCGGAGCCGACCTCGTGCTCGACTCGGCCGACCCCGATCTCGGCGGCCGTGTGCGCGCCGTCACCGGAGGGGCGGGGCTGGCGGCCGCTTTCGACTTCGCGGGGGTTCCGGCCGTGCGCGAGCAGGCCCTGTCCGTTCTGGCTCCCCGGGGACGGCTGGTTCTGGTCGGGCTGACCGACAGGCCGCTGAGCGTCGCGGACGGCAACCGTTTCAGCTATCTGCAGCAGCAGATCCGGGGCCACTACGGCTCCGACATGCCGGTGGCCCTGCCGCAGATCCTGCGGCTGATCGAAGGCGGACGGGTCGACTTCTCCCAGTCCATCAGCGATGTGCTGCCGCTGGCTCGGGCCGCCGAGGCGGTCGAGCGGCTGGAGAAGAAGGAGGGCGACCCGGTCCGCCTCGTTCTGCGTCCCTGA
- the efeB gene encoding iron uptake transporter deferrochelatase/peroxidase subunit codes for MSTTRQTGPGVGRRGFLRGAALAGAGLAAGGAAAPAGGTAGDTGSPAAATALAPFHGPHQQSVLAAPRRVSAFVAFDVTADDRAELTDLLRTLTDRARFLTSGGTPQPVGITGPPADSGILGDRLPSGALAVTAGVGAALFDDRFGLGALRPRRLTAMPSFPDDDLQPDWCHGDLSLQLHADDPDTVLHALRDIARHTRGGLQVRWRLDGFASPPRPSGTPRNLMGFKDGTANPDATDSREMNRLVWVGADSGEPDWATGGSYQVVRLIRMLVEFWDRVSLSEQERMFGRARESGAPLDGNAEHDVPHYADDPKGDVIPLDAHIRLANPRTPATQDQRILRRAYNYDRGTDSNGNLDMGLLFCCYQQDPARQFETVQRRLAGEPLTDYIKPFGGGYFFALPGVRDETDWYGRALLG; via the coding sequence GTGAGCACGACCCGGCAGACCGGCCCTGGAGTGGGCCGACGCGGTTTCCTGCGCGGCGCGGCCCTGGCCGGCGCCGGACTCGCCGCGGGCGGCGCGGCCGCGCCCGCGGGCGGTACGGCCGGCGACACCGGCTCGCCCGCCGCCGCAACCGCACTGGCGCCGTTCCACGGTCCGCACCAGCAGTCGGTGCTCGCTGCCCCGCGCCGGGTGAGCGCGTTCGTCGCCTTCGACGTCACCGCGGACGACCGGGCGGAGCTGACCGATCTGCTCCGCACGCTCACCGACCGCGCCCGGTTCCTCACCTCGGGCGGCACCCCTCAGCCGGTGGGCATCACGGGACCACCCGCTGACTCGGGCATCCTCGGCGACCGGCTGCCCTCCGGAGCGCTCGCGGTGACCGCCGGGGTCGGCGCCGCGCTCTTCGACGACCGCTTCGGTCTGGGCGCGCTGCGCCCACGCCGTCTGACGGCGATGCCGTCCTTCCCCGACGACGACCTCCAACCCGACTGGTGCCACGGCGACCTGAGCCTGCAACTGCACGCCGACGATCCGGACACGGTCCTGCACGCGCTGCGCGACATCGCCCGGCACACCCGCGGCGGCCTGCAGGTCCGTTGGCGCCTCGACGGTTTCGCCAGCCCGCCCCGCCCCTCCGGCACCCCGCGCAACCTGATGGGCTTCAAGGACGGCACGGCCAACCCGGACGCCACCGACTCCCGGGAGATGAACCGCCTGGTGTGGGTGGGCGCGGACAGCGGCGAGCCGGACTGGGCGACGGGAGGCAGCTACCAGGTGGTCCGCCTGATCCGCATGCTGGTGGAGTTCTGGGACCGCGTCTCGCTCAGCGAGCAGGAGCGCATGTTCGGCCGGGCCCGCGAGTCCGGTGCGCCACTCGACGGCAACGCCGAGCACGACGTCCCCCACTACGCCGACGACCCCAAGGGCGACGTCATCCCGCTGGACGCGCACATCCGTCTCGCCAACCCGCGCACCCCGGCCACGCAGGACCAGCGCATCCTGCGCCGCGCCTACAACTACGACCGGGGCACGGACAGCAACGGCAACCTCGACATGGGCCTGCTGTTCTGCTGTTACCAGCAGGACCCGGCGCGGCAGTTCGAGACCGTCCAGCGGCGCCTGGCGGGCGAACCGCTCACCGACTACATCAAGCCGTTCGGCGGCGGCTACTTCTTCGCCCTGCCCGGGGTGCGCGACGAGACGGACTGGTACGGACGCGCCCTGCTCGGCTGA
- a CDS encoding cytochrome P450: MTPDAIPLSGPGFGIEPALLYRRMRREHGAVAPVLLEGDVPAWLVLGYRELHQVTSDPVLFSRDSGLWSQWDAIPDDWPLLPMIGRGQPSILYTVGPRHRERAAVISDALEAVDATELSRHAERFADELIDAVCARGEADLVADYAMLLPVRVLARLYGFADEDGPGLVTALNDMIDGRRRAFDGQSHLATSMARLLADRTARPAHDVVSRMAADAGGFSDEEIVQDLMVMMAAGHQPTADWIGNALRLMLTDDRFAASLLGGRGSVGEAMNEVLWEDTPTQNVAGRWASRDTRLGGRRIRAGDLLLLGLQGANSDPRIRADGTALTGGNNAHFSFGHGEHRCPFPAQEIAEVIARTGIEVVLDRLPDIDLAVPAATLTRRSSPWLRGLTRLPVRFTPVPAR, from the coding sequence GTGACCCCCGACGCCATCCCCCTCAGCGGCCCCGGGTTCGGGATCGAACCCGCCCTCCTGTACCGGCGGATGCGGCGCGAGCACGGCGCCGTCGCACCCGTCCTGCTCGAGGGTGACGTACCGGCCTGGCTCGTGCTGGGCTACCGGGAGCTGCACCAGGTCACCAGCGACCCGGTGCTCTTCAGCCGCGACTCCGGCCTGTGGAGCCAGTGGGACGCGATCCCCGACGACTGGCCGCTGCTGCCGATGATCGGCCGCGGGCAGCCGTCCATCCTGTACACGGTGGGCCCGCGGCACCGCGAACGCGCCGCGGTGATCAGCGACGCGCTGGAGGCGGTCGACGCGACGGAGCTGAGCCGGCACGCGGAGCGGTTCGCGGACGAACTGATCGACGCCGTCTGCGCCCGGGGCGAGGCCGACCTGGTCGCCGACTACGCGATGCTGCTGCCGGTGCGGGTCCTCGCCCGTCTCTACGGCTTCGCCGACGAGGACGGCCCGGGCCTGGTCACCGCCCTCAACGACATGATCGACGGCCGTCGGCGGGCGTTCGACGGCCAGAGTCACCTGGCCACGTCGATGGCGCGGCTGCTCGCCGACCGCACGGCGCGGCCTGCGCATGACGTCGTCTCCCGCATGGCGGCCGACGCGGGCGGCTTCAGCGACGAGGAGATCGTGCAGGACCTGATGGTGATGATGGCGGCCGGTCACCAGCCGACCGCCGACTGGATCGGCAACGCGCTGCGTCTGATGCTGACCGACGACCGGTTCGCCGCCTCCCTCCTCGGCGGTCGCGGCAGCGTGGGCGAGGCGATGAACGAAGTGCTGTGGGAGGACACGCCCACGCAGAACGTCGCCGGGCGCTGGGCCTCCCGCGACACCCGGCTCGGCGGTCGGCGCATCCGCGCCGGGGACCTGCTGCTGCTCGGTCTTCAGGGTGCCAACTCCGACCCACGGATCCGCGCCGACGGCACGGCGCTCACCGGCGGCAACAACGCCCACTTCTCCTTCGGGCACGGCGAGCACCGCTGCCCGTTCCCCGCCCAGGAGATCGCCGAGGTGATCGCGAGGACCGGCATCGAGGTCGTGCTCGACCGGCTGCCGGACATCGACCTGGCGGTCCCCGCCGCAACCCTCACCCGCCGTTCCTCGCCCTGGCTCAGAGGACTGACGCGACTGCCTGTCCGGTTCACGCCCGTACCCGCGCGCTGA